Proteins from a genomic interval of Onychostoma macrolepis isolate SWU-2019 chromosome 17, ASM1243209v1, whole genome shotgun sequence:
- the cdan1 gene encoding codanin-1, giving the protein MAALLESLLLSKVELSEALLWLRGQHVCESQNFPFKFSKEEFVPFLLNFLRDQSSQTLTHGPTTPAKTPSTSRSVRTQDSSDRRGKKSTSVQAPRSASRVQLFSPAPSVSPVGGRSEQETPFTGSHCLSGVSALSSPSFSSVWSPAPRNTPSERRSAQRPSLGDFMTSPPETQPSPSAQQHKGRRRSGGFGGCAPGRQTGTRGAVSEEGARWDGGGRDGGGRRSRGLGRIEPVSPPTQVQLNFNNLEDFPPVGAAQSSPVATKPSRRINPTPVSAERPNSKPKSCFTSTPLSLPTSSPTIPESAGAKLTACSPHSLLEERELLKRERSKLAQQTSSPLKTTPAICTPTKTVHRQGSKVTPDPQSPCPDPDKVSQKSELDLLAELYCTCISENLVPCVFLELFFVLQLLTSRGVSVSESGEEGISVCEDSPDVLEKAYLGTVHNCVYFSVRVLDNQFELVSHLDKCTLRLLSENERVGTFSSSLKDRLAQAQDNCTAKVLPSPPLFIHSVPFQPATDNRSNFSSDRAFHTLKKQRDVFYGFLREWEDSHKEPGWDFEAALGSRVRMMVSQLTAAGSHSHFARLFQKQLIQMCKGPCVLGSSSDAPDADLLSMLGADSLGRLKRLQQRLVQPQGLIGPCPPPSFPGHQEFFKCFLQTASCCQLNQHLKDGLCQQLLKLDEVSILGPDASPARGEETGDGDMEQQDEKQRFSSVLLTARLLAKFLGFISFLPYQTSELPSRDIQDTAITLRSKSSPVLDVCAVLRSSVHRRRTILTVPWIVEFLSMLDYIGPFLPCYRTALCLLLQIYKRMVLGQGGELCYMNHLLMVAVLGWLFQIPIFPEDLFFSTDLKEEVKELENITSSQGLDTLPLVDQQLLYTCCPYLGEFRKLLAAFVAGSTSKSGGLIRKITPTSAELRGPSTTRSQQKLQVDLEQSFFHNQPPSLRRTVEFVAERVGSNCVKHIKATLVLELVKGGEKTLKDSLGLEGVNTAKLNDSICAQLCDAGMQALETATRFCTENAPGAVRVLLPLETSPSVLTTAESITTRLATEKACSWLSANITTLLKREWKSAFERVMKSVPSSVSLDAEEGEGSSKSQQVQKSTSGLSAGSSCVSDCTHKVPLGSEVLIEIKEVLSVAVGPRSDEEVYTVHQIESLMDRVEQTLGCRKLLSPVVEQMLLRCTVQLACKLVSGELPLVVSAEGNKRPALLEKFLVLWSQTPSPPLHLLLSEPTLTAIFSATDSERTDYLFLIRQLIERGLLGEEEVGTNWPKLSALSWPEETVEKFQQLSLATQFPLPSLPNHRDILQVSQ; this is encoded by the exons ATGGCGGCTCTTTTGGAATCGTTGCTGCTCAGTAAAGTGGAGTTAAGCGAGGCCCTGCTGTGGCTCAGAGGACAACAC GTTTGTGAATCCCAAAACTTTCCATTCAAGTTCAGCAAAGAGGAGTTTGTGCCTTTCCTATTGAATTTTTTGCGGGATCAGAGCAGTCAGACTTTGACCCATGGCCCCACCACACCTGCCAAGACCCCCAGCACCTCCAGATCTGTCAGGACTCAGGACTCTTCTGATCGGAGAGGCAAAAAATCCACGTCAGTTCAGGCTCCACGCAGCGCCAGCCGAGTCCAGCTTTTCTCTCCTGCCCCGTCTGTGTCCCCAGTGGGCGGGAGGAGTGAGCAGGAGACCCCATTTACCGGCTCTCATTGTTTGAGTGGCGTCAGTGCCCTCAGTAGCCCTTCCTTCAGCTCTGTGTGGAGCCCTGCTCCCCGCAACACCCCCTCTGAGCGCCGCTCTGCACAACGTCCCAGTCTTGGGGACTTCATGACATCACCTCCAGAGACGCAGCCCAGCCCCTCTGCACAGCAGCACAAAGGCCGCAGGAGGAGTGGGGGGTTTGGGGGGTGTGCGCCCGGCCGTCAGACGGGAACTCGTGGTGCTGTGTCGGAGGAAGGAGCTCGCTGGGATGGAGGAGGCAGAGATGGAGGAGGCAGGAGGAGCAGAGGTCTGGGGAGGATTGAACCAGTGTCACCTCCAACACAGGTGCAGCTCAACTTCAATAATTTGGAAGACTTTCCTCCAGTGGGTGCCGCCCAGTCTTCACCAGT AGCAACCAAACCTTCACGGAGAATCAACCCAACTCCTGTAAGTGCAGAGCGGCCTAACTCCAAACCTAAGAGCTGCTTCACATCCACCCCGCTCAGCCTGCCTACCAGCTCCCCTACCATACCAGAGAGCGCTGGGGCCAAGCTGACCGCTTGCAGTCCTCACAGTCTGCTGGAAGAGAGAGAGTTGCTTAAGAGAGAAAG GTCTAAACTTGCCCAGCAGACCAGCTCCCCACTGAAAACCACCCCTGCCATCTGTACCCCAACCAAAACAGTGCACAGACAGGGGTCGAAAGTGACCCCTGACCCTCAGTCACCTTGCCCTGATCCTGACAAAGTGTCACAGAAATCAGAGCTGGATCTCCTAGCAGAGCTGTATTGTACCTGCATTTCAG AGAACCTGGTTCCTTGTGTCTTCCTGGAGCTGTTCTTCGTGCTGCAGCTGTTGACATCTCGTGGCgtgtctgtctctgaatctggGGAGGAAGGAATCAGTGTCTGTGAAGACAGCCCAG ATGTGTTGGAGAAAGCTTACCTGGGAACTGTCCACAACTGTGTGTATTTTTCTGTGAGGGTGTTGGACAATCAGTTTGA GTTGGTGTCACATCTGGACAAATGCACGCTACGGCTTCTGTCTGAGAATGAGAGAGTCGGGACTTTCTCCTCATCGCTGAAAGATCGTCTAGCACAAGCTCAGGACAACTGCACAGCTAAA GTGCTCCCCAGTCCAcctttgtttattcattcagtcCCGTTTCAGCCCGCCACAGACAACCGCTCAAATTTTAGCAGTGATAGGGCCTTCCATACCTTAAAAAAGCAAAG GGATGTGTTTTACGGTTTTCTCAGAGAATGGGAGGACTCTCATAAAGAACCTGGCTGGGATTTTGAGGCTGCATTAGGCAGTAGAGTCag AATGATGGTCAGTCAACTCACAGCAGCAGGAAGTCATTCTCACTTTGCTAGACTCTTCCAGAAGCAGCTGATCCAG ATGTGCAAAGGCCCTTGTGTGCTGGGCTCCTCCAGTGATGCCCCTGATGCTGATTTGCTCAGCATGCTGGGAGCAGACAGCCTGGGTCGTCTGAAGCGCCTGCAGCAGCGTCTGGTCCAGCCTCAAGGACTCATTGGTCCCTGCCCTCCACCATCCTTTCCTGGTCATCAGGAGTTCTTCAAGTGCTTCCTTCAAACAGCCAGCTG CTGTCAGCTAAACCAGCATCTGAAAGATGGTCTGTGTCAGCAGCTGCTGAAGCTAGATGAGGTGTCCATCCTCGGTCCAGACGCCAGCCCTGCCCGGGGAGAGGAGACAGGTGATGGAGACATGGAGCAGCAG GATGAGAAGCAGCGTTTCTCCTCTGTGCTTCTCACCGCTCGACTTCTGGCCAAGTTTTTGGGCTTCATCTCTTTCCTGCCTTACCAGACCTCTGAGCTGCCATCAAGAGATATACAGGATACTGCGATCACTCTGCGGAGCAAG AGTTCTCCAGTGCTGGATGTGTGTGCAGTGTTGAGGAGTTCAGTGCATCGGAGACGCACCATTCTGACAGTGCCCTGGATAGTGGAGTTCCTGTCCATGCTGGATTACATCGGCCCATTTCTTCCTTGTTATAGGACTGCTCTGTGCCTTCTGCTCCAGATCTACAA gaggATGGTATTGGGTCAAGGAGGGGAGCTGTGTTACATGAATCACCTGCTCATGGTGGCAGTTTTGGGCTGGCTCTTCCAG ATCCCTATCTTTCCTGAAGATCTCTTCTTTAGCACAGATCTAAAGGAAGAAGTTAAGGAACTGGAGAATATTACAAGCTCTCAGGGGCTG GACACCCTCCCGTTAGTGGACCAACAGCTTCTCTACACTTGCTGTCCATATTTAG GGGAGTTTCGTAAACTTCTTGCTGCTTTTGTGGCTGGTAGTACATCCAAGAGCGGAGGCTTAATTCGCAAGATCACCCCCACATCTGCAGAATTGAGGGGACCTTCCACCACCCGTTCACAGCAGAAACTTCAG GTTGACCTGGAACAGTCCTTCTTTCACAACCAGCCCCCATCTCTCAGACGAACTGTAGAGTTTGTTGCTGAGAGAGTCGGTTCCAACTGCGTCAAACACATTAA GGCTACGCTTGTGTTGGAGCTCGTGAAGGGTGGAGAGAAAACTCTCAAAGATAGTTTGGGTTTGGAGGGTGTCAACACGGCCAAGTTAAACGATTCTATCTGTGCTCAGCTGTGTGACGCAGGCATGCAGGCTCTAGAGACAGCAACCAG gttctgcactgaaaaTGCCCCTGGAGCTGTCAGAGTACTTCTTCCTCTGGAGACGTCTCCTTCT GTCCTGACCACTGCTGAGAGCATCACCACTCGTTTGGCTACAGAAAAGGCTTGCAGCTGGCTCTCCGCCAACATCACAA CACTGCTGAAGAGGGAGTGGAAGAGTGCGTTTGAGCGGGTGATGAAGAGTGTGCCCTCATCCGTCAGTTTGGATGCTGAAGAGGGCGAGGGATCGAGCAAGAGTCAACAGGTCCAGAAGAGTACCTCAGGGCTTAGTGCTGGGTCCTCTTGTGTTTCAGACTGCACCCATAAAGTTCCACTGGGATCAGAAGTCTTGATTGAAATAAAG GAGGTTCTAAGTGTTGCTGTAGGACCCAGATCTGATGAGGAGGTTTACACTGTTCATCAGATTGAGTCTCTGATGGACAGAGTGGAACAAACACTTGGATGCAGAAAA CTCCTCTCCCCGGTGGTTGAGCAGATGTTGTTGCGTTGTACTGTTCAGCTTGCCTGCAAACTTG TATCCGGGGAGCTGCCACTTGTCGTCTCAGCTGAGGGCAACAAGAGACCTGCTCTTCTGGAAAAGTTTCTAGTTCTGTGGTCTCAGACTCCCTCTCCGCCTCTGCACCTTCTCCTCAGTGAACCCACTTTGACTGCCATTTTTAGTGCCACAGATAGTGAG AGAACTGACTACCTGTTCCTGATAAGACAGCTAATAGAGAGGGGTCTTTTAGGAGAGGAGGAAGTGGGCACTAACTGGCCAAAGTTGTCAGCGTTATCTTGGCCAGAG GAGACTGTAGAGAAGTTTCAGCAGCTCTCTCTGGCCACCCAGTTCCCATTGCCTTCACTGCCAAACCACAGGGACATACTGCAAGTCTCTCAATGA